The following are encoded together in the Candidatus Omnitrophota bacterium genome:
- a CDS encoding cytidine/deoxycytidylate deaminase family protein — MSQKLKNNQKNVKQAVAKRPDWDEYFLKLAMLASERSTCPRMHCGCVLVKNKNVIATGYNGSIPGDDHCDDAGCLVVDNHCVRTVHAEMNALIQAARHGNSAEGATAYVTNMPCTTCAKALITVGIKRIVIFSDFHDTLATEFFGKANVKIDKHAIPSTQIVYDLDSYTSARRSK, encoded by the coding sequence ATGAGCCAGAAACTTAAAAATAATCAAAAAAATGTAAAACAAGCGGTTGCCAAGCGCCCGGATTGGGATGAATATTTTCTAAAGCTGGCCATGCTGGCTTCTGAGCGCTCAACTTGTCCTCGGATGCATTGCGGATGTGTTTTGGTTAAAAACAAAAATGTCATTGCGACGGGCTACAACGGTTCAATTCCGGGCGATGATCATTGTGATGACGCCGGATGTCTTGTGGTGGACAATCATTGCGTACGCACCGTTCACGCGGAAATGAACGCGCTTATTCAAGCCGCTCGCCATGGCAATTCTGCCGAAGGGGCAACGGCTTATGTGACCAATATGCCGTGCACAACATGTGCCAAGGCGCTTATTACCGTCGGCATTAAACGCATTGTTATTTTCTCGGATTTTCACGATACCTTAGCGACAGAATTCTTTGGCAAGGCCAATGTCAAGATTGATAAACATGCCATTCCTTCAACGCAAATTGTCTACGATTTGGACAGCTACACATCAGCCAGGAGATCAAAATGA
- a CDS encoding pyridoxal phosphate-dependent aminotransferase: MIFSKRTDWKLTPNEISLSLSELKKQGKEIIDLTESNPTLSKFKYPQEPILKGLASKDHLLYDPAPRGIDSARAAVSAYYQENGLYVDPQQIFLTSSTSEAYSFLFRLLTNPGDHIAVGRPSYPLFDFLAQINDVEVDPYSLVFKNGQWAIDVKQLEEKIGEKTRAIVLVSPNNPTGSFVKKNELQDIFKICQERNIALICDEVFSDYRLRGDSSLQANFVNNTQILTFSLSGISKVLGLPQMKLGWIVASGPKEDVAIAAERLEVILDTFLSVNTPAQNALKAWLSIKPQIQKEILIRIKANEAFLRKSLEGHSSCRYLPPEGGWYAVLRLPNNKTEEDWVVEFLQKDCVFVHPGYFFDFEDEPYIVLSLLPEEEKFRQGITRILSRIAGEKS; encoded by the coding sequence ATGATATTTTCTAAACGAACAGACTGGAAACTTACCCCTAACGAGATTTCTTTATCCCTAAGTGAGTTAAAAAAACAGGGAAAAGAAATTATCGATCTGACAGAATCTAACCCAACGCTCAGCAAATTCAAATATCCTCAAGAGCCTATTCTTAAAGGCCTTGCCTCGAAAGATCATTTGCTTTATGATCCGGCGCCGCGCGGGATCGATAGCGCGCGGGCAGCGGTGAGCGCTTATTATCAGGAAAATGGGCTTTACGTCGATCCGCAACAAATATTCTTGACGTCTAGCACTAGCGAAGCGTATTCATTTCTTTTCCGGCTCTTGACTAACCCTGGGGACCACATTGCGGTGGGGCGCCCCAGCTATCCGTTATTTGATTTTCTGGCACAGATCAATGATGTTGAGGTTGATCCGTATTCTTTAGTTTTTAAAAATGGCCAATGGGCGATTGATGTAAAGCAATTAGAAGAAAAGATAGGCGAGAAAACACGCGCTATTGTTTTAGTGAGCCCTAACAATCCTACAGGGTCTTTCGTTAAGAAAAACGAGCTTCAAGATATTTTTAAGATCTGTCAAGAGAGAAATATCGCTCTTATTTGCGATGAGGTTTTTTCCGATTATCGTCTCCGCGGGGATTCTTCTTTGCAGGCGAATTTTGTCAACAATACACAGATTTTGACTTTTTCTTTAAGCGGGATCTCGAAGGTTTTAGGCCTTCCACAAATGAAACTTGGCTGGATCGTGGCGAGCGGGCCGAAGGAAGATGTGGCGATCGCCGCCGAGCGCCTTGAGGTCATTCTAGACACATTTCTTTCGGTCAATACGCCGGCGCAAAACGCTCTTAAAGCGTGGTTATCCATAAAGCCACAAATTCAAAAAGAAATATTAATCCGCATTAAAGCAAATGAAGCATTTTTGAGAAAATCACTGGAAGGTCATTCTTCCTGCCGGTATCTTCCGCCTGAAGGCGGCTGGTATGCGGTTTTGAGACTTCCAAATAATAAAACCGAAGAAGATTGGGTTGTGGAATTCTTGCAAAAAGACTGTGTTTTTGTTCATCCCGGGTATTTCTTTGATTTTGAAGATGAGCCGTATATCGTTTTGAGCCTTTTACCGGAAGAAGAAAAGTTTCGACAAGGGATCACAAGGATATTGTCGCGGATTGCGGGAGAGAAATCTTAA
- a CDS encoding SpoIIE family protein phosphatase: protein MIQTEKQNLVCSCMTRDVVIVDDACSLEKAVLLMREKNIGSVVVRSQDGSFGIFTERDLLNKVALNRQGNELASPVLRDLMTKDIKVISANESYLEAIKLMRERQIRHMPVVDDGKIVGLVSFRDLMSHHEKRLESLNLELADKTKELTQKTAKLNTIMHLSRQLISNMETQEILAHITKVGRELLHADTASVILLKEEAGEFMVIASEFSGAQIRSDLIHPSLDANHSITGWVIKNRQPLLLYGKADDDPRFRNIQWKEGIKCSINVPLLYKNSVKGTLNFNITESDHIFTEEDLATAIILANHVSVAVENSGLFRDLQDSLIEYLKIANERIRAKNEELRITQEKMNQELKTVAVVQQALLPKSLPKNSRVDMAAVYAAAGVVGGDYYDCIEMKDSRLGIVIADVTGHSLPSAFVMTMIKILLFYLNHQGISIIESISILNNMLVRHVPISTFASLAYGVLDLEKMTFEHINAGHEPILRINAVTQKKEFFFADSLLLGVEAETEFVVNKITLEKGDKLVFYTDGLTDAMNKDRESFGRKRLAEIVNNHVQKSSKEIIDAVIQELNLFCEGQTRADDLTMLVLSL, encoded by the coding sequence ATGATACAAACAGAAAAACAAAATTTAGTTTGCTCGTGCATGACGAGAGATGTTGTGATCGTTGATGACGCTTGCTCGTTAGAAAAAGCTGTTTTGTTGATGCGCGAGAAGAATATCGGTTCGGTCGTTGTCCGCAGCCAAGACGGATCTTTTGGAATATTTACCGAACGAGATCTTCTTAATAAAGTGGCGTTAAACCGTCAAGGCAACGAACTTGCCTCGCCGGTCCTTCGTGATCTAATGACGAAGGATATCAAAGTTATTTCGGCCAATGAATCCTACCTAGAAGCGATAAAGCTGATGCGCGAGCGGCAGATCCGCCACATGCCGGTTGTTGATGACGGAAAAATTGTCGGGCTTGTTTCTTTCCGGGACCTGATGAGCCATCATGAAAAACGTTTAGAGAGCCTTAACCTTGAGCTCGCCGATAAAACGAAAGAATTAACACAGAAAACAGCCAAACTAAATACCATCATGCATTTGTCGCGCCAACTTATTTCCAACATGGAAACACAAGAAATATTGGCGCATATCACAAAAGTTGGACGAGAGCTTTTGCATGCGGATACCGCTTCGGTGATCTTGCTAAAGGAAGAGGCGGGCGAGTTTATGGTGATCGCTTCGGAGTTTTCCGGCGCGCAAATACGCAGTGACCTTATCCATCCATCTTTAGACGCCAATCATAGCATTACAGGCTGGGTGATCAAAAACCGCCAGCCGCTTCTTTTATACGGCAAAGCTGATGACGATCCTCGTTTTCGCAATATCCAGTGGAAAGAAGGGATCAAATGTTCCATTAATGTTCCGCTATTATATAAAAATTCGGTCAAGGGGACGTTGAATTTCAATATTACGGAATCTGATCACATCTTTACTGAGGAAGATTTGGCAACCGCGATCATTTTAGCGAATCATGTATCGGTAGCGGTTGAAAACAGCGGGCTTTTTAGGGATTTACAGGATTCTTTAATCGAATATCTAAAGATCGCCAACGAAAGAATTCGCGCTAAAAATGAAGAGCTTAGAATAACCCAAGAAAAGATGAATCAAGAATTAAAGACGGTGGCTGTTGTCCAACAGGCACTTTTACCGAAGTCTTTGCCTAAAAATAGCCGCGTCGATATGGCGGCGGTTTATGCGGCCGCCGGGGTGGTTGGAGGAGATTATTACGACTGTATTGAAATGAAAGATAGCCGTTTAGGTATTGTTATTGCGGATGTGACCGGCCATAGCCTTCCGTCGGCATTTGTCATGACCATGATCAAGATCCTTCTTTTTTATTTGAATCATCAAGGGATATCGATCATAGAATCGATCTCTATTTTAAATAATATGCTGGTGCGCCATGTTCCCATAAGTACTTTTGCTTCGCTGGCCTATGGGGTCTTGGATCTGGAGAAAATGACGTTTGAACATATTAATGCGGGTCACGAACCGATCTTGCGCATTAATGCCGTAACGCAAAAAAAAGAATTCTTTTTTGCCGACTCTCTTTTGCTCGGCGTGGAAGCCGAAACCGAGTTTGTCGTCAATAAGATCACTTTAGAAAAAGGTGATAAGCTGGTTTTCTACACGGACGGATTAACTGATGCGATGAATAAAGATCGCGAAAGTTTTGGCCGTAAACGCTTAGCAGAAATCGTTAATAATCATGTCCAAAAAAGCTCAAAAGAAATTATTGATGCCGTTATCCAAGAACTTAATCTTTTCTGTGAAGGGCAAACCCGCGCTGATGATCTAACCATGTTGGTCCTTAGCCTTTAG
- a CDS encoding tetratricopeptide repeat protein, whose product MLNFKSVARLLTQRSVVKLTIAVIVLGVIAYGRGFTSPFQLDDIPVIFKNPLIRHLDSLDKLFWYDPSRFLTHLTFALNYHFSGFNTFGFHLVNFLLHAICAILVFYLIRETLCLASKDHQASSKDQGLIAFFSALIFLLHPIQTESVTYIVQRSTILATIAYTLALILYLRLKKGFKIKDYQCLWGVVLLGAMTKPIFVTVPLVVLLYEALFFRLSWKTIKKEAVLLLPFLATVVLVPVFLILFSLNYFSESFDLSKLTYATRVTSEVSRWDYLLTQWVVLVKYIQLLFLPINQNLDYDYSLVRNLFSLPAVLSLIALTSIIIAAYLLRKKNPVISFCVAWFFIVLIPESTIFPLPDLIFEHRLYVAVIGFSFLVSWGLRAIFTKKEQYVILLSGIVLSLLLLTFARNIFWAHPIILLEDVVKKSPTKARPHNNLGLFYQEKGFLDLAQAQYERAIALDSRYTVARINLGQIYFKKGKVSEAQRQWEEVLRIDPQSFEANVNLGNLYYQQGQLEFASAQYYKAASIRPQSDVPYLNLGNIYMRLNNFGDAENYFKTAIRHNPHSAESYYALGNLYLAQKMYSQSISANIQALVINPQYADAYNVLGIAYDGVGNFEGAERCFKKAIEIDANHTAAYLNLAHYYKKTGQENLRQEFEYKAKEIQKRFLRAKNNLSIFRDERKKPVIE is encoded by the coding sequence TTGCTAAATTTCAAATCAGTTGCTCGCTTGCTCACGCAAAGGTCCGTTGTTAAGCTTACGATCGCTGTGATCGTTTTAGGTGTTATTGCCTACGGACGCGGTTTTACCTCCCCGTTCCAACTCGATGACATTCCCGTTATTTTTAAAAATCCGCTCATTCGGCATTTAGATTCTCTCGATAAGCTCTTTTGGTATGATCCAAGCCGATTTTTAACCCATCTGACATTCGCGCTTAATTATCACTTTTCCGGTTTTAATACTTTTGGGTTTCATCTTGTTAATTTTCTTCTCCACGCGATTTGCGCGATCTTAGTTTTTTATCTGATCCGTGAGACGTTATGCCTTGCATCGAAAGATCACCAAGCTAGTAGTAAAGACCAGGGGCTCATCGCATTTTTTAGCGCTTTGATATTTCTTTTGCATCCCATCCAAACGGAATCTGTGACTTATATTGTGCAACGCTCGACCATTTTGGCTACGATCGCGTATACACTTGCTTTGATTTTGTATCTTCGTTTAAAGAAAGGTTTTAAGATAAAGGATTATCAGTGTCTTTGGGGTGTTGTTCTTTTAGGGGCAATGACCAAGCCTATCTTTGTGACTGTGCCGCTAGTGGTTTTGCTTTATGAAGCTCTATTTTTCCGCTTGTCATGGAAAACGATCAAAAAAGAAGCCGTTCTTTTACTTCCTTTTCTTGCAACGGTTGTTCTTGTCCCGGTCTTTCTTATTCTTTTCTCGCTGAATTACTTCTCGGAGTCTTTTGACCTTTCAAAATTAACTTATGCGACCCGCGTCACTTCGGAGGTTTCGCGCTGGGATTATCTTTTAACTCAATGGGTGGTTCTCGTAAAATATATTCAGCTTTTATTTCTTCCGATAAACCAGAATTTGGATTACGACTATTCCTTGGTGAGGAATTTATTTTCCTTACCGGCCGTTCTTTCTCTCATTGCTTTAACTTCTATCATTATTGCGGCCTATCTGTTGCGCAAAAAAAATCCGGTGATATCATTTTGCGTGGCGTGGTTTTTTATTGTTTTGATCCCTGAGTCAACCATTTTCCCTCTACCTGATCTTATTTTTGAACACCGTCTTTATGTGGCCGTGATCGGATTTTCCTTCTTGGTCTCTTGGGGGCTTCGTGCTATTTTTACGAAAAAAGAACAATATGTCATTCTTCTTAGCGGTATTGTCTTAAGCCTCCTTTTGCTGACCTTTGCGCGCAACATTTTTTGGGCTCATCCGATCATTCTATTGGAAGATGTTGTTAAAAAATCTCCCACTAAAGCCAGGCCGCATAATAATTTGGGGCTTTTTTATCAAGAAAAAGGTTTCTTGGATCTAGCTCAAGCGCAGTATGAAAGGGCGATCGCCTTAGATAGCCGATACACGGTTGCCCGCATTAATCTTGGGCAGATCTATTTTAAGAAAGGAAAAGTGAGCGAGGCTCAGCGACAATGGGAAGAAGTTTTGCGTATTGATCCTCAATCGTTTGAAGCTAATGTTAACTTAGGAAACCTTTATTATCAGCAGGGGCAGCTTGAATTTGCGTCGGCGCAATATTATAAAGCAGCTAGTATTCGCCCTCAAAGCGATGTTCCGTATTTAAATTTAGGTAATATTTATATGCGTTTAAATAATTTTGGGGATGCCGAGAATTATTTTAAAACAGCCATTCGCCATAACCCTCATTCGGCGGAAAGTTATTATGCGTTGGGAAATTTATATTTGGCGCAAAAAATGTATTCTCAGTCTATCTCGGCTAATATTCAAGCGTTGGTGATCAATCCACAATACGCGGATGCCTACAATGTTTTAGGTATCGCTTATGACGGGGTAGGGAATTTTGAAGGGGCTGAGCGATGTTTTAAAAAGGCTATTGAAATTGATGCTAACCATACGGCCGCTTATCTTAATTTGGCGCACTATTATAAAAAGACGGGGCAGGAGAATTTGAGGCAAGAATTTGAATATAAGGCCAAAGAGATCCAAAAACGCTTCTTGAGGGCAAAAAATAATCTTTCGATATTCCGCGACGAAAGAAAAAAACCTGTGATAGAATAA
- a CDS encoding response regulator, whose product MQKILVIEDDRAIAELIKLKLERSGFEVLAVLDGIEGLETLKENMFDLIILDILLPRMDGFQFYKKLKETPRIAHIPVLVMTGRGAMKDSFESLGVQSFLTKPFEPEDLIFQVKKLLAGAVKSSSAAKTALIAGTNPARLQEMKAQLEAKGYQVSLAADGHQALGKALQLLPDLFILQYSFSEISSDEIIKALDDCPAAKQVSVVVYSLIEPKEQTPHSQWGQFVLGGRGKKIRNKEKPIEIDNTFDSKSFMDKIKDFI is encoded by the coding sequence ATGCAAAAAATCTTGGTGATCGAAGACGATCGGGCGATCGCTGAACTCATTAAGCTTAAATTAGAACGCTCTGGGTTTGAAGTCCTTGCCGTTCTCGACGGAATAGAGGGGCTAGAGACTTTGAAAGAGAATATGTTCGACCTGATCATCTTAGACATTTTGTTGCCGCGCATGGACGGATTTCAATTTTATAAGAAGTTAAAAGAAACCCCGAGGATCGCGCATATTCCGGTTTTGGTCATGACGGGTCGCGGGGCGATGAAAGACTCTTTTGAAAGTTTAGGAGTACAATCATTTTTAACCAAACCTTTTGAGCCGGAAGACCTGATTTTTCAAGTTAAAAAATTATTAGCTGGCGCTGTAAAGTCGTCAAGCGCAGCCAAGACGGCCTTGATCGCGGGCACTAATCCTGCTCGGCTGCAGGAAATGAAAGCGCAGCTGGAAGCGAAAGGTTACCAGGTGAGCTTAGCGGCAGATGGCCACCAGGCTTTAGGCAAGGCGCTGCAGTTGCTGCCGGACCTTTTTATTCTGCAGTATAGTTTTTCGGAAATAAGTTCGGATGAGATCATAAAGGCCCTTGATGATTGCCCGGCGGCAAAGCAGGTTTCCGTCGTTGTTTATTCTCTTATTGAGCCTAAAGAGCAAACGCCACATTCTCAATGGGGGCAATTTGTTTTAGGCGGACGGGGGAAAAAGATCCGAAACAAAGAGAAGCCGATAGAAATTGATAATACGTTCGATTCTAAATCGTTCATGGATAAAATTAAAGATTTTATTTAA
- a CDS encoding tetratricopeptide repeat protein, which produces MEKQFKAWQQVTENFFVVLNLQKVTICLVVLGLLGYANAIFHPFVHDDVVFIQNNPLIGRWDNLAAYFLEPVSMEGARAAVNPYYRPLLEVIYKVEFFFFRLNAHGYHLVNILLHIINAILFFRVLTYFLKEKKVSFVAAVLFLLHPVQTESVSCISGISNLVFALLCLLSFIFYLQARESRNKRSQVSSYISSLAFFIMALLAKEQAIVLPALIFLFEWVFYRSEKKDFGKTVFCVGGFLAVAAGYFILRKFILGTFSTSFLDYPEELWLRIRIIPKTLLDYLAILFVPVDLHYYRSIDILQFSWRSMAGIVAVLAGIIAIFKIVSKEYRLILLFALGWFFIWILPVLNIMPLIIEYSSIMTSEHFLYLPLGGFVLFMVATLKYLSDTFLKERSQNIFSIFFIVVVLIFLGATIKQNTYWRGEIPLFERTLKFQGQLGRVHTLLAKAYYSAGEYDKALDEYLKALNIMQEYAAKAKLKGKEGIYDIFLRDVYRGSGQCYAAQQNMQQAIEEYSKALVIDPGDGDSYASLGSAYFSLKNTAKAKECFKQAIQLQPRNIWAMNNLALCYVQEEKSGDAQEWLHKALEINPDFKPARRNLEILLRSKQ; this is translated from the coding sequence ATGGAAAAACAATTTAAAGCGTGGCAGCAAGTAACCGAGAACTTCTTTGTTGTTTTAAACTTGCAAAAAGTTACGATTTGTCTAGTTGTTCTAGGGCTTTTGGGTTATGCCAATGCCATCTTTCATCCCTTTGTCCATGATGATGTAGTATTCATCCAAAATAATCCTTTGATTGGGCGTTGGGATAATCTTGCGGCATATTTTCTTGAGCCTGTTTCAATGGAGGGGGCTCGAGCTGCTGTCAACCCGTATTATCGGCCATTACTTGAGGTCATTTACAAAGTTGAATTCTTCTTTTTCAGATTGAATGCGCATGGATACCATTTGGTGAACATCCTCCTCCACATTATCAATGCGATTTTGTTCTTTCGGGTCTTAACTTATTTCTTAAAAGAAAAGAAGGTTTCTTTTGTAGCTGCTGTTTTATTTCTGCTCCATCCTGTTCAAACGGAATCTGTGAGTTGTATATCGGGGATCTCGAACCTTGTTTTTGCTTTATTGTGTTTACTGAGCTTTATTTTCTATTTGCAGGCCAGGGAAAGCCGCAATAAAAGATCCCAAGTCTCTTCCTATATCTCATCGTTGGCATTCTTCATAATGGCATTGCTTGCCAAAGAACAAGCCATTGTATTACCGGCATTGATCTTTTTATTCGAGTGGGTTTTTTATCGGAGCGAGAAAAAAGACTTTGGTAAAACTGTTTTTTGTGTTGGCGGGTTTCTGGCCGTGGCCGCTGGGTATTTTATCCTCCGGAAATTTATCCTTGGAACATTCTCAACATCCTTCCTAGATTACCCCGAAGAATTATGGCTAAGGATTAGGATAATCCCTAAGACCCTCCTTGATTACCTCGCCATTCTTTTTGTTCCCGTCGATCTGCATTATTACCGCAGCATAGATATTTTACAGTTTTCCTGGCGTTCTATGGCTGGGATTGTGGCAGTTTTGGCTGGAATTATAGCGATCTTTAAAATAGTTTCAAAAGAATATCGGCTTATTTTATTATTCGCGTTAGGGTGGTTCTTTATTTGGATCTTGCCCGTTCTTAATATCATGCCGCTTATTATTGAATACTCGTCCATTATGACTTCGGAGCATTTTCTTTACTTGCCGCTAGGCGGATTTGTGTTATTCATGGTTGCTACGCTAAAATATCTTTCGGATACTTTCTTAAAAGAAAGATCTCAAAATATCTTTTCGATATTCTTCATTGTGGTTGTTTTAATTTTTTTGGGCGCAACGATCAAACAAAATACTTATTGGCGGGGAGAAATACCGCTTTTTGAACGAACCTTAAAATTTCAGGGCCAATTAGGACGCGTTCACACTTTATTAGCCAAGGCGTATTACTCTGCGGGTGAATATGACAAAGCCCTAGATGAATATTTGAAAGCTCTAAACATAATGCAAGAGTATGCGGCTAAAGCTAAGTTAAAAGGGAAAGAGGGCATCTATGACATTTTTCTTAGAGATGTCTATCGTGGATCAGGGCAGTGTTATGCTGCTCAGCAAAATATGCAACAGGCTATTGAAGAATATTCAAAAGCCCTGGTCATTGATCCTGGGGATGGTGATTCATATGCAAGCCTAGGCAGTGCCTATTTTTCACTGAAAAACACAGCGAAAGCAAAAGAATGTTTTAAACAAGCTATTCAACTGCAGCCGCGTAATATTTGGGCTATGAACAATTTGGCCTTATGTTACGTGCAGGAAGAAAAATCGGGAGATGCGCAAGAGTGGCTTCATAAGGCCTTGGAAATTAATCCGGATTTTAAACCTGCTAGGCGCAACTTAGAAATTTTACTTAGATCTAAGCAGTAA
- a CDS encoding YdbL family protein: MSRMLLRAVLVAYAAFFISAINPHTVFCESSYDIKEMTPEVKSALENRKNRYEQLRQLKSQGIVGEGNRGYVVALIDDASAKSLVASENNDRKSIYRAIEQQNNLTNALETIEKVFAQVQKDKAAAGDKIQNEDGSWVIK; this comes from the coding sequence ATGTCTAGAATGTTATTGAGAGCAGTACTTGTGGCGTATGCAGCTTTTTTTATATCGGCAATAAATCCGCATACCGTATTTTGCGAAAGCAGTTACGATATCAAGGAAATGACCCCCGAGGTAAAGTCGGCCCTGGAAAACCGGAAAAATCGTTATGAACAGTTGCGTCAGCTAAAAAGCCAAGGTATTGTCGGCGAGGGAAATCGCGGGTATGTTGTTGCCCTTATTGACGATGCAAGCGCAAAATCGTTGGTTGCTTCTGAGAATAATGACAGGAAGAGTATTTATCGGGCTATTGAACAACAAAACAATTTGACAAATGCCTTAGAAACCATTGAGAAGGTCTTTGCTCAAGTTCAGAAAGATAAAGCGGCGGCCGGAGATAAAATTCAAAATGAGGACGGGAGCTGGGTGATTAAGTAG
- a CDS encoding tetratricopeptide repeat protein, translating into MLLTSFQKIQNIIPAHKRFFIAVAIVFCAVGFLAYSNSLHSGFQFDDYKIIVENPPVHHLENPQWVWRFDPTRFLPHLTFAFNFFIGKLNVFSFHLVNLILHIICSILVFHFVGIFLLQEPRLAVNARRMAFFSGLIFLLHPIQTESVTYIVQRSTVMVALFYMASVVFYLLARLKEKRIYFALSFLCAILGSMTKPNIVTLPLALVIAELCVLRTPFSDLFKRLKFIAPFMVLWVLVPALLLLWKNETIDLAQVLDATKETSQFSRYTYFSTQINVLITYIRLLFLPLRQNFDYDYPLSPGMFSFPTFFSLLILGYLLYFAGKVYKTNKIYSFGILWFFITLIPESSIFPISDVIFEHRLYLPMVGFCILIPVLVMNMCRDLKKATGILLIIAVGLAGLTILRNNVWANQETLLIDTFRKSPHKARVANNLGDYYLRIGNLSFAERDVKKAIELDPKNPQFHHNLGVVYERQGKIDEAMRKYREAIDKDDGRPHPSYYFNLGYLYHNKNDVKKAELSYKAAIAIDEHYADAYCNLGNLYARQGKYMEAIDQFKKSIENNPYHLNAHNGLASTYGMMGQYDEGIKQYEQLLKIKPDFSLAYHNLGKVYVLKKNLPEAEKIFQKALTFNPDDAESYENLANVYYGLDREKDAKAAMESAVRIYEQKGNGNKAQALRNRYLKKENQL; encoded by the coding sequence ATGCTTTTAACCAGCTTTCAGAAAATCCAAAATATCATTCCGGCCCACAAACGCTTTTTTATAGCGGTTGCTATTGTTTTTTGCGCCGTAGGATTTCTTGCCTATAGCAACAGCCTTCACAGCGGCTTTCAATTTGATGATTATAAGATCATCGTCGAAAATCCGCCCGTTCATCATTTAGAAAATCCGCAGTGGGTCTGGCGTTTTGATCCTACGCGTTTCTTGCCGCATTTGACGTTCGCTTTCAATTTCTTTATCGGTAAATTGAATGTGTTCTCTTTTCATCTTGTAAATCTTATTTTGCATATCATCTGCAGTATTCTTGTTTTCCACTTTGTGGGAATTTTCTTGTTGCAAGAACCTCGTCTAGCGGTTAATGCCCGTAGAATGGCATTTTTCTCCGGATTGATTTTCTTGCTGCATCCTATCCAAACGGAATCTGTCACGTATATTGTCCAGAGATCGACGGTGATGGTTGCTTTATTTTATATGGCTTCTGTTGTTTTTTATCTTTTGGCGCGCTTGAAAGAAAAAAGGATTTATTTTGCTCTATCGTTTCTTTGTGCGATCTTAGGCAGCATGACGAAGCCAAATATTGTTACTCTTCCTCTAGCTTTAGTGATCGCGGAGTTGTGTGTTTTAAGGACTCCTTTTTCTGACCTATTCAAAAGGTTAAAATTTATTGCGCCGTTTATGGTGCTTTGGGTCTTGGTTCCGGCGCTACTTTTGCTCTGGAAAAACGAAACCATTGATTTGGCGCAAGTTTTAGACGCGACCAAAGAAACAAGTCAGTTTTCTCGGTATACTTATTTCAGCACCCAGATCAATGTCTTGATCACTTATATCCGCCTTTTGTTTTTGCCATTACGGCAGAATTTTGATTATGATTATCCTCTCTCCCCGGGGATGTTCAGCTTTCCGACCTTTTTCTCCTTATTGATCTTGGGCTATTTGCTTTATTTTGCCGGAAAAGTTTATAAAACGAATAAGATCTATAGTTTTGGGATCCTCTGGTTTTTTATAACCTTGATCCCGGAATCAAGTATTTTCCCTATTTCGGACGTTATTTTTGAGCATCGTCTTTATTTGCCGATGGTCGGCTTTTGCATTCTCATTCCTGTCCTCGTTATGAACATGTGTCGCGATCTTAAGAAAGCTACGGGCATTCTTTTGATAATAGCCGTAGGGCTTGCGGGCCTGACGATCCTCAGGAATAATGTTTGGGCTAATCAAGAAACGCTTCTCATTGATACATTCCGCAAATCTCCTCACAAGGCTCGTGTCGCGAATAATCTCGGTGATTATTATTTGCGTATAGGAAATCTGAGTTTCGCGGAACGGGATGTGAAAAAAGCTATTGAATTAGACCCGAAAAATCCCCAGTTTCATCATAATTTAGGCGTTGTTTATGAGCGGCAGGGGAAAATTGATGAGGCGATGCGTAAATATCGAGAGGCCATTGACAAAGACGATGGCCGCCCGCATCCAAGTTATTACTTTAATTTAGGGTATTTATATCACAATAAAAACGACGTAAAGAAAGCCGAACTCTCATATAAAGCCGCGATCGCTATCGACGAGCATTATGCGGATGCTTATTGCAATCTGGGAAATCTTTACGCGCGTCAGGGAAAATATATGGAAGCGATCGACCAATTTAAAAAATCCATTGAGAATAATCCGTATCATCTCAATGCCCATAATGGTTTGGCGAGCACTTATGGGATGATGGGGCAATATGACGAAGGGATCAAGCAGTACGAACAATTATTGAAAATAAAACCAGATTTTTCTTTGGCTTACCATAATTTAGGAAAAGTTTACGTCCTTAAGAAGAATTTACCTGAAGCTGAAAAGATTTTTCAAAAAGCTCTTACGTTTAATCCTGACGACGCGGAAAGCTATGAAAACCTAGCCAATGTCTACTACGGGCTAGATCGAGAAAAGGATGCTAAGGCAGCTATGGAAAGCGCTGTGAGGATCTACGAACAAAAGGGTAATGGAAACAAGGCTCAAGCATTGCGCAATCGTTACCTAAAGAAGGAAAATCAGCTGTAA